The Quercus robur chromosome 3, dhQueRobu3.1, whole genome shotgun sequence DNA segment CTGAAGATATGGAAGCCTCACCCTTTCAGCCTCAAGAGCAGCCACAGGCTCAGCCTCAGGGACAGCCACATGCACCACCTTATGCTCCCAACCACATCGATCTGCTTCTTAACAGCTATGATTATTTCTAGCACTCACATGAAGCTATGTAACATACGTTGGATGATCATTGTGCATATACCACCACTCAGATGATGTATCTTCAAGAGCAAATCACTACTCTCTTCACTCAAATTAGAGATTTTGAGAGCGAGGACTAGCACCTTTGTCCATTCTAGTAAAAAGGGGGGAGTAGTATTTAGTTAAGGAGGAGTATATCTTGAGGGGGAGCAAAATTTTGAGACTATTTTATTGCTCTTATAGTTTATTTAGTTTGCTTTGTTCATTTACATTGCTTTAGTTTAAAGCTTTCAGTACTTTAGTTTAAAATTCAGTTTACTTTAGTACTATGTGTATCTTAGTTTTTATAGTCGTTTCTTGATGCTTTTAGTTTTCTATTGCTTCTTGCTTTAGTTTCTTTAATGCATCATGTGCTTGTTGGACATGCAATAAATTTTTGCACTGCTATTAATTGCTTGCATGTCCGGATGATCATTTAGTCGTTAAATGTTCATTATGGTCATTTCTTAATGACTGTTCatgtttgatcaagttatgcTATAAGTTCTTATATAATTAGTTTTACTTTATCGCATTTTACTTAATCTTTATACATGCCTTGTATTCTACTTGTCTCATATTTAATGAAGTTATTTAttatgtgcaagtgtttcaggatACAGGTGTATATggttcaagtgcttcacaggttttagatttaggtgtAAGTGAGTTTTGCCTATATTTTCATACTCACgttttaagtctagagtctatttaGGGGTTTtatcacggaatagccaaagggagagattgtaaagttgtgatttacaactatgttttatgttggctttaattccgtgtcaaatttgatagTAATTCTTTTCAATCATTTCCctgtatttttgtgggatttaatgtaaggattgtgtgtgaaaGTTTGGTGAAAAACCTATGAAGAAGTGGATTTCACGACTTGCTCGCCACTATCTCGTGATTGCTGACCCGTGAAACAagccacgtgagaagcacatgctggaatTTAAGTCCATGACAAGCTGGATTTCATGAGTCTTTTGCAACTCAGGCCAAGTCGCAAGTGACTCGTGAAACTCACTTCTTGATTGCTTTTTGAGTGtgaattttctcattctttacCAACACTATATAaaccctcattacccacgaatcgtaagaagaagaagaagaagtattcacaagaaacttttgagagagaaaatcctagccaaacacttgagagttagagattgtttacccacaatcctctacatcATTTCTCTAAAGTTTTCATTTACTCCCACCTCTCCATCTACACATCCTTGATAGGTTCTTAGCCCAAATACTTACCTCATCGATTATAagtgttgagagaagttttagtgcctttgggaagcattggaagaagccattgagtGGTGGATGCAATCAGATGGAATTGCGGGATCCggataactagtgaagacaagactcaGAGAAGTTTGTTGGTAGCAAAAGCTTGGAGAGCTCAattacattgggtagattaggcttggaaggtcttttGGATATTCGTGTACTctaacttattcactagtggatcgatttcagCTTGGAAGGccacggagaggtttttcgccgagtactttggtttcctcttcgataacacatctcggtgttatcttgtatttgcatctctcttccctactttTTTAGCTTTACATTTATCGCTTATTGTATACTACAAGAAAAACGGGCTATTGCGGTGGGCCAAAAGCActgttaaaacaaaacaaaaaacaaaacaaaaaacaaaaaaaaagtcgtGAAAGGCACATTTGACCTTTAACGGCATCTACTATTGCAGCCCTTCGTAGCATCACTTTTAGTAGTGCTTCTGACCACCACTAtaggttatttatttttgtttttgataggccaaaaaaacatattgaccccttatgataaattaattgattaattagccaagtttattaattaatcaaattaacatgcaaagcgcatggtagcacaaacaaatcaccaattaactaaagtatgcagcggaaaataaattgacatgataattttgttacgaatggggaaaaccaacacggcaaaaaccccactgggtgattttaaggtcaccactcccgaaattccactattatcacaacaagtggttacaagtaaaggaatctcaatactttataccaacctacaattgaactcttaccccaatacccaattggacttgttctgtagtgacaatttctccttttgatgcacggctctcactacgtgactaaccaattatgcAGATCCtagtacgcaacttcaatcaccaattaGAGAAGattgttagctgcaaagtttttcagttcatcccaacaatgaagattaagaaaatgcttggtcacaaaaccctacggtgcacaaacacagcaacttcttcacaagaatgatgaactagagcaaattctatctccggtcacaatttgcttgaacaaactttgctcaacacttgtgcaacttgtgaacactttgacggcccttaaaataatccttttatatgtctaaggttgtgagaaaagaaagcccaaacacataatcacggattggagtcaaaacaaaactaaaactctgtttttcataaacctcgacagatgcttatctgtcgagctgctgtcaAGTCACGGGACTGGAACaacttcttaagctcgatagatggctaattgttgagttttaatgacaggcacttcttcagcttgtttcttggacagactcaCATGGATTTAAcatttgatcttgaaacaaagtttcttgaagtattaaacacatcctagatctacccaaatacaagtaaagtgcgttttgtcaaaggattagccaattacttaaaatagtgacatatgttcctaacaagtgaatcacatatgtcctaacaatttctttttctttattttccactagGTTTTAAAACCAATATTTTGCTGAGAACCTGTTTACAAAGAACCTTTAATAGTTTCTGCTCTAATAACACAATACCACAAATGTAACTAAGACAACACCACAAATGTCTCTAAACTAACACAATATTAGCATAGGATcaaatagaaatatattatcaaaatacaTAATAATGTCTATAATACCATCATCAAAATATTGACAAAAGGATGTGGTCCTTAGAATAAAACATCCTCCCAAATTAAGTTAATACCATAATCAAAGTTCCAAAGTGTTAGAAAATATCCTTCAACACCTGCAAAAAATACAGTTGTTCAAATGTAGTTCTTTGTACGCAAAAAATTCCTCGAACACCAAGATTAAACTTATAAGCCTGACAAAAAGAAGTTTGAATATGATCATTTTAACAATATCATGGcatttttaaacacaaaaagctcaataacaaaccaatttaatctaaaatttgggtaaaaaatTGATACGCCCTACAACAAAAGTATAAACTTGTTAAtcttaaatattataaaaagcACATTTAGatattaacaaatttgaaataaatgaatCAAATGGGAGATTCAATGAATGAATGATTACTTGGCTGTGTACATCAAAAGAGATGTAACCCATAGGATTGATAATGAAGATATCAtgtaacgatttcaaaatatgaaatatcgTAGAAAGCAATCGTAAaattttatgtgtttgttttttgttttttgttttttttgtttttgtgatgtcgatatattcaagttctcttttattttaaattttgtataatttatttttattattgactCTCCTAAAAAATAATCTTGAAGCCACCACTGTTtgagccaaaataataatttctttaacCATATTCATCATCTTGCCTAATCAATTCCATTAAGTCAATGTTATCATAATGTTCATCATCTTGCAAAactatttcttcattttcatttttttcccatcatcatcaacattgtcttatttattcttgttctttttattttaataagttttcttttatatttttttattgacattCTAACTACttagacttataacaataataacaataataaaaaataattatattgtcaTTTAATATCTCATCcatagtataaaaataaatctgcaaATATATGAAGTATCAAGTATGTAGtttaatgttataaaaaaattaaaaaaaaaaaaagtatgtaattcaaatttgtaggaggaaaaaacaaaaactcatgGACATGTTACTTTATTGGGCTCAATTAAGTAGCCcaataattttgtgtcaaaaataagtcttataaggttgaattttatcaaccatcttgttggctttatttcgtgccaaatttgcttgtattttaggaattagtaaccttgtattttaggtgggaatcatgtaaatgtagtgtatgagagagtgtgaagaaatactcaagattgtgcaaagaagcagggactcgcgattggatctcACAAGTGGCTCACAGCTTGCAAGCCACCAGAAGTTgaacacgtgccaagcatgccagaagttgaagcgtcatgctagctggagcactactgGACAAAAAGTACAGATTGGCCGTTTAGTTACCTTACGGCTTGAACTCGCAGCTCAGTCAAGTCACGAGGCCAAGCCGCCAGCCAgctctgttttggaaaaactgactcttctcATTCTAAACACacacaagtataaataccccttatacccacaaaatgttGAGCACTTCCAGAGAGaatattgagagagaaaccctagagaaaaataagattgactcatccccaatcttcatatagaaactcttcaaattcttctactctcaccctctccattgttacatccttgagaggtacattaccaaaacattttctcaccatactcacatctgtgagaaggccatttggtgcttaggaagcagttaggaagggaccaatttcatattggttgatgctatgggctatagcggaatccggtaagctaaagaagaaatagattcgacgtaaccttgttggagtaggagcttggaaggcttaggtacattgggtagattaggcttggagggtcttctacttttcatgtatcccaactacattctttagtggattatttactaCTTTGAGGGcagcgaagaggttttacgccgagggcttcgatttcctctttgataacacatcgttgtgttggtcttgtgtttgcatttctcttcccttaattgtgattttatttggtttagattgtttatcaattctgttatatgcttatgttcatattccacacattaattgtttgataataagtttgaattgattatttggaaattgggggtctaaacattcatagtgttttatacacttaatGAACATTCAaatctaacaatttttttttttattagaagtcTAATAACTTGTTGGActtaaataaaagcaaaaaatttaaccaaaaaaaaaacattattttaaaccAACATGTTTATTTATCGTACGATATgtacaattttacaatattatatataaaaaaaaaaaatgatactcaCCTATGTATTGTACAATTCATGAGCATTTTCAATACGCTCTTACTATGTGAAACTTCTTGTACACCATACAATACGTACCGTATCGTACAATATTGACAATTATAATATATACTCACCCTGCATTCTTGCATATGCAGGAGTTATactctaatttgtttttaaaatggaaatgaaaaaaataaataaataccaatCTAGACAAtgataaaaagaaggaaagtttacatttttaaactttataatttaatgagttaagaaattaaattttatcattttaaatgtaaaaaattaaactttaagcttatattaaatttcaaacacaaacacaaggtCATTTCACGTACATGGCttgaaatttaatttgttatattttgaaaatttaagttttttttttttttgagaagcagaAAGCTGTAATATTATTAAACAAGGGATGCCAAGTAGGCAACAATTACAGCATTAAGATGTGGAGGAACACCCTCCATCCACACCTTTAAATCACTAACATGTCTTGCATGTCTAGAAAGATTGTGAGCAATAGAATTTCCTTGTCTCTTAACATGAGAAACAGTAAAATCAACAAAGGATTCTGCTATAACCTTTGCATCCTCAATCAAATGaccaaaagaagcaaaagaagacTCTTCACTCCTTAAAGACTATATAACTCTCTCGGAGTTGTCCTCAAGGATAACGGAAGAAAAACCTACTTCTTGAGCAAAACATAAGGCTCTTACAACAGCCAAAGCTTCAACTTCATCCACTGAGGAAGGCAAAGGAATATTTTCAGACATGGAAGCCATAACCTGTCCAAGTTTATCTTGGATTACAACCCCTATCccaattgaattactctccttAAACACAACACCATCAAAGTTGACTTTAAAAATTGGGTGAGGGGGAGGAGACAACACCACTCTAGATGAGCCATGTGGATTTAGAGCTGGCAAATCATTAGGGAGAGTATGGATAAAATTTGCATGAACTACAATTGCATTAGGAAGAACTTGAGAAATAGGGAAAGGTTTGTCTGATGTGCGAAAGAGATTTCTTCTCTACCAGATTCTCCACACTACAACAACAAATAACTCTAGATTCTTCCCTCTATCAATGATAAATTTGACCAAGTCCCCAAATCtattaaaaacttaattttgTCAAAAATTCCACATTAAATCTGAATCCCAAACAAGAGAAACACAAGGATAATTCCAAAGAGCATGCATTGTATCTTTACAGGAAAGATGACAATGATCACAAATATCTGCATTGAGTACCTTCCTTCTTACCAGATTTGTCTTGACGGGGATAGAATTTTTACAAGCTCTCCAAACAAAATTACACACCTTATTTGGAATTGACAAGCTCCAAATTTTCTTCCATTCAGCTTGACCGAGAGGCAACACATTTGCCTAATCAAATTGCAGACCATCAGCACCAGAATTCTTCTGCTCGTCCATTAAGAATTGATAACCAGATTTAACAGTGTACAATCCCGATTGATTTAAAGGCCAGAAAATTTTATCTGCAACTCGATTCTTACCCAAAGGAATAGACATGATGGAAGTTACCTCATGGGGAAGAAACAGATTATTAAGGAGTGAAAGATCCCATTGTTTGGTCATAGGATTAATAAGATCAGCAACATGAGCTCCAATAAGAGATTCTGGCAAAGGAGATTGAAGCCTTGTATTTTCAAGGGATGGCATCCACGGATATGCCCACAAATTAATACTTTCCCTTGTTCCAACCCTCTAACGAACACCTTTTTTGAGCACATCTCTACCTTTTAGAATACTCCTCCAAGCATATGAAcctccaaaattttctttagcttccaaatttgaaaaatgaggaaaaaactTAGACTTAAACACCCTGTAAAATAGTGAATCTTTATTGTGAAGAAGGCGCCAAGCTTATTTAGCAAGAAGGGCATCACTAAACAAAGCCAAATCTTTGAATTCCATACCTCCCTCCTTTTTTGGCTTACACAATTCATCCCACTTCaaccaatgaattttccttcGACCACCcctttgaccccaccaaaatcttCTAATCAAACTCTCAAGGTCATTACATAAACCCAACGGCAATTTGAAACAATTCATTGAGTAAGTAAGGGTAGCTTGTAACACTGCTTTAATCAAAACTTCCCTCCCAGCTTGTGACAAAAATTTTTCCTCCCACCCTTGTAATTTCTTCCAAACCTTTTCTTTAATGAAATCAAAGCATTGCTTCTTTTTCCTTCCCACAAAGGATGGCaaacccaaatatttttcatattgctTTATTTCCACAATCCCCAAAGCATCTTTAATTTGATTCCTGCTAGCTTCTGTAGTTGATTAACTAAAAAAGATAGTCATCTTGTTCTTGTTTATTTGTTGACCCGAACACCTCTCATATACTCCAAGGATATCCATAATTTTTTGACATTCCTCAAAAGtagattgtttgtttgtttagactccttaaaccagattgtttaacctaatatattagccaagtgattacttaggttaattattcaaatctaggttaaacaataataattcaTATCATGCACAGTagtggaaaagtaaataacatcacgatatgatgacccaagaaaaccgAAGAAACGAactgtttcaaggtaaaaacctgagaaggatttaacctagctatcctcaaggtagaGCAAATCCATTATAAGAGATTCGAAGTTTTTACAATTATATTTAACCCTAAATgtattgctacctcaagtagtaacttattgacacgaccacatgcaagcttcaaatccacgaactccttctcttcttggatttacTGCAACACAAGCACCTTCACTTATGACTTTGAGATGCCACTCAAAAGTTTCAAATCACATTCAGTTTTTGATCTTTGTAGTAGCAACTAGGTTCTACCATCgcttgattgtagatcttgcTCCGATAGACGCTGTGTAAttagaaggtacaaaacctctcaaatctcacaaagagtaacacacaagtcttccaaaaTTCTGCAAAACatagctagggtttcccttttatatgtggacAAGTTAGATTGAAAACCTAAATGTTTTTGTCGGCTTGGGCCTAGTTTAAAAATTCTACAGAATCTAATTTCTGCGATTCTTGATTAGTCGAGCCTaattctcgattgatcgagcttggcagattttgactcttcttttcTGTAGTCAACTCGAGCTTGAAGCTTGAAATTTACACCTTTGAGCAATGCTCAACACATaaactagacatgttttgttctcggtttgccagcacatacaaaatataattctaaacatttaatcctaagtctttagaacctaacatagaTCTACAAAACAAAAGACTATCATTTGGAAATAAAAGATGAGTCAATTTTGGGCTGTGcttaatcaaagaaaaaacatgAATATCACCTTGATGAGTTGCCTAGGAAATAAGTCCATTAAGTCCTTCAATGcgcaagagaaaaagaaaaggtgaaagACGATCACCTTGACGAATATCCCTAGTAGGATGAATAGCTCCTTTAGGCTCACCATTAACAAGGATGGAATATGAGACTGATTTAACACAGAGCATCAGCAAAGAAATCCATTGATTATTGAACCCCATCTTCCACATTGCAGCCTCCAAAAAGGACCATTCTATTCTATCATATTCTTTGCTCATGTCAAGTATGAAAACCATAAAACCTTCCTTAACTAATTTGTGATTCTGCATACTATGAAGAGTTTCAAAAGCTACCAAAATATTGTCAGATATGTTCCGGTTCTTGGTAAAGGCACTCTGATGTTCTATGATAATTTGAGGCAGAATTTTCTTGAGTCTATTCGCCAAAACCTTAGAAAAGATTTTGTATAAAAATTGCATAGACTAATAAGTCTAAAATCAATAACTAATTTCAGATTATTAACCTTTGGAACAAGAGTAATGAAAGTGTGATTGAGATGTTGGGGAAGAGAAGCAGAATTAAGGAAAGACAAAATAGATTGTGAAACATCTGTACCTACAAGATTCCAGTAATTTTGATAGAAGAGTGGAGGCATACCATCAGAACCAGGGGCTTTGAGAGGAGCCATTTGTTTTAAAGCAACTTGGACTTCCCACAACATGAAATCTATAGAAAGCTTTGCATTCATCTATGGGGTAATTATACTTGGAATTGTACTGATGGCCTCTTCGGGTTAACAAATACTAGAAGTTGTAAATAAGGACTTGTAATAGCTAACAAGTTAGTCAGCAATATCAGTAGGATTTGTAGCCCATAGTCCAACAGAATATTTAATACccctaattttatttcttctaagCCTTTGAGTAGCTTTactgtgaaaatattttgaatttctatCTCCATGAACAATCCATAAAGATCTTGATCTTTGAAACCACATTATGTTCTCTTTATCAAGCAAATCAATAACTTTACTCCTCAattccaaaactcaaaaattaatcccTAAAATCATTGCATCCTTCTCGGCCTGCACTAATATTTTCTTTGCTTGTTCCAAGTCCCTCTTCACACCACCAAAACAATTCCAACTCCATGAAGTAAGAGCTTTTCCACACTTAttaatcttgttgacaattcGAATTCTAGGATCCGCATGATTAATGTTATTCCAAACTACTTCAATAGTTTCATCACAACCTCTATCTGATAGCCACATCTCTTCAAAACGAAAAGGTTTAGATGGTCTAGTAGTTTCTATACCATCAGGGACAATCCATAGTGGATTATGATCTGAAGTACTACAATGCAAGTGATGCACTTTAGAACCAGTAAACTTAATCAACCAATCATTATTAGCCAAACATCTATCCAACCTTTCCCAAATAGAATGATCGTTAAAAAAGTGTTTCTGCCAAGTAAACTGAGACCCTAAAAAGCCCAAATCTATAAAACCACATTCATCAATTGCTTCCTTGAAGAGCTGCATTTGAACTTGACTTCTTGAACTTGCTCCCAATTTTTTTGAACTACTCACAATCTCATTAAAGTCTCCAGCATAGAGCCAAGGTAAATCAAAACACCGATTTAGCAAATAAAGTAAATCCCAAGACTCCTTCCTCTTCTATGTATTTGGTTCCTCATAAAATCCTGTAAATCTCTAAACTTCATTCGAACCCTTATCAATAATTGAGTCAATATGATTCTTAGAGAaagatttaattgaaaaattgaTAGAATTCTTCCATAACATAGCTAAACCTCCTTCTCTATTCACTCttggaacaaaaaataaacagtCAAATTGAATATCATTCTTAATTTGTTTTAGCCTTACTTCATCTGCCCATGTTGCAACTATAAATACGACAAAATCTTTAGCCCGTACTAATTCACTGAGCTCCTTCCTTGTACATAGGTTTTGAAGTCCACGATAGTTCCAAACTAAGAGACTCATTGTTCTTGGTGGGGTTGCATAACAGCCTCCGCCAATTTCAAAGGTACTACTTCATCACCTTTCAAAACCCACAAGCATTTGCTAGGTAAATCCAGTTGATTTTCTTCACTATCAGTTATTGCTCTCTTCCCATAAGACTTATCATGAATGGATACaatctttgattttttctttctgacCAATCATTTCTAGGACCTTGAATTAAGAGGCATATCATCTTCATTGGATTAATTAGTCACGGGAATATAAGTTGGACCAGGTATAATACTTACATTAGAATCCTTAGCCATCCCCACAATATTGATATCTAATAAATGCTTATCTAGCTTATCAAATAAAGTCTTTGAAGATGAGGAAAGTATAGAGTTTGGATAAGCCACACCTTTTTGAATAGAATCCACCTTATCAAAATTCTTCAATTAAGCATCTATTTGTAGAATTTCGGCTTCTAAAGAATTTGGGATTGAAAGTGAAGTATCCAAAATGGAAATTTGACAATCCAAAGAAATATTCTTACTGATTTTCAGATAGTGATTAATCCCCACCAAATCAGGAAAATTTTCAGTAGAAAGTGGAGTAGCAGTTTGAGAGACAGTTGTTGTACCTTCAGttgaaatttgttgaatttCCTTATTTGGTGGAATAACAGTTCCTTGTTCTGTATCCATAGAATTGACAGTAACTGCCCTAGCCACCAATGACCGTGAAGAAACACCATGAACCTCTTCCCCAGAACCTTCAACAATAACCACATTCTTCTTACCAGGATTGAAAATCTTGAAGCCAGGCTCCCAATTCCTACAATTCAATAGCCAAAGTTCCTTTGCTAGATAACCAGCGCTCACAATCCCTATCATTATGACTTACAAGCCCACACCAATAACAGAAATTGGGAAGCTTCTCATACTTAAACGGCAACCATCCTTCCTTACCATCTTCAAAAACAACTTTGCGGCCCCGACAAAGTGGTTTTGAAACATAAACTTGGACTCTAATATGCATAAAGTCACCCCCATCATATCATTTATTGTATATGGGAATTATCTTGTAAATttggttttgtcacgaattgctaaagtattaggttttatttttgttgacaATTCATGAGAAAAACATATGTTTTAAGTGTCTTTAGaagtttatttttgaaaacaagacTACTGTAAAGTTCTACAATTTTGAGCGTGaatctagaaattttttgtcGAAACTTTAGTTTGGTTGATCAAAAATCGCAGATCTGATTAGTTTGCAAATTTCAAACCCATGCCCACCGTCCAAGCTATTAGAGTTTCATGCCATTTATTTTACAGCATAAAAGAGACCCTACATGTTGAAATGAatagagataaagagagagaagtgtCTCCTGTGCTTCCTATTCAGTATCTAGTGTTTCT contains these protein-coding regions:
- the LOC126719414 gene encoding uncharacterized protein LOC126719414, with amino-acid sequence MQLFKEAIDECGFIDLGFLGSQFTWQKHFFNDHSIWERLDRCLANNDWLIKFTGSKVHHLHCSTSDHNPLWIVPDGIETTRPSKPFRFEEMWLSDRGCDETIEVVWNNINHADPRIRIVNKINKCGKALTSWSWNCFGGVKRDLEQAKKILVQAEKDAMILGINF